A segment of the Butyrivibrio fibrisolvens genome:
ATGAATGCTATATTACTTGGAATGGAATATTTTGGCTTTTTCTTGTTTTCCTTCGTTTTATCAGTATTATTATCCATAATTACCGCCCCATTTATTATCGTTCTAATCTCTTGGTGCCCGAATCATTTTGATTCTGTTTTCTTTAATTCTATTTTTGTGTTTTCGCAGCTTTTTCTCCGGATTGATTCGCTACATGTCTTTTGACATTGTAATCATAGCATAAAAAACATCCCCAAATTTCTTCGGGGATGAATTGCTTTATTCTGGGGATGAATTTGTGTTTTACTTACATTTGCGGTATCAGAATCTCTGTTGTAAACGCTCCGTCTTCACTGTTCCTGCTAAGGTAACCGCCGAGCCTTTCTACGATTCCGTCAATTCTGATAAGGCCAAAACCGTGCCCTTCACCTTTGGTGGTGCTAAAGAGTTTACCGATCTTCTTGAGCTTCTTACCTGCTGTAAAGTTGGTAAAAGAAATATAGAGCTGAGTGCCCTTCATGTCCATATATACACGGATAATGCGCTCGGAGGCAGGAAGCTCTAAACTCGCCTCTATCGCATTATCAAAAAGATTGCCTATGATACAGCAAAGGTCAAGTTCTGACATTTTGAGCTTAACAGGAATGTGGGCATCCACCTGAACATTTATATCTTTGGACTGAGCAAGAGATATCTTACTGTTAAGGATTGCATCCGCCATGGCATTACCTGTCTTGATAACGGTATCAACAGTATTAAGATCCGTATCAAGCTGATCCAGATACGCCTTGATCCCATCCATGTCATTATTGGCCGCAAGAGCCTTCATCATCTGGATGTGGTTACGGTAGTCATGCCTCCAGCCGCGCATTTTCCTGTACATGTTATCAACTTCTTTGTAGTGAGTCTCTACAAGTTCGCGCTGGTATACTTCTATTTCTTTGTCTATCTTTTTTGTAAAAATATTCATAATGATATTCCACTCGTACTCAGATTCATTGATGTCATCTTCAGCAATTTAATCAAAAACTATTCTAAATCAAACATATTACTGATTCAGGAGTTATTAATGATCGCGCGATTAACCTTCTCATAGCTTCCCCTCGGAAGCTGTACAGATCCGCCATCATTAAAGTAGATATCCGTCTTTGTAACTCTGCTTATGCAAGTCAGATTTACAATACAGGATCTTCCGACCCTGAAAAATCTCTCATCAAGCTCTTTTTCTATCTCGCTAAGAGTCTTTTTAACCGTAATATCCTTATCCGCATGAACAGTTATATAGTTAGCCCTGACATCAACATAGCGAATCCTGTAGATCGGAACCATATCTATCTCGCCGCCTGATTCAAGTATAAGCACCTTCCCGTCCTTTGAGATCTTCTTAGCAGCCCTGTCAAGAACTTCAAACAGCTTATCCTCCTTGACCGGCTTCATCAGATAATGCAGCGCCGCTACTTCGTATCCTTCAGCTATATAATCAGAATAGCCTGTGATAAATACGATCTGGGCGCTGTCACTTGTCTTTCGTATCTTTTTGGCCATAGTCACGCCGTCCATCTTGCCCATCTCAATATCAAGCAGAAGGATCTGGTAACTCTTATCCTCTTCATATTCAAATAGAAACTCTTCTGCTGAAGAAAAAAGGCAGATGTCTACGCTATGACCACTTTGACGTGCCCAGTTACTTACAATATCTTTTATATAGTTTCTATCCACTTCTGTGTCATCACAGATCGCTATCTTATAATCGCTCATACTGTTATACTAGCACAAAAAGCCAAAAGTCGGCGCACTTATTCATACTAATCCTCTCCTACTTCGTACTTCCGAAAATGGCTCGGTTGTCGAGTGCTCCTGGGGCTGACAGTAAATAAATGGTTTTCTTGTCTTTGAGAGTTTTATTAAATTCAAGAGCTTGATAGATGGAGATTTATATTCCCGCCTAGGGTCCGCATGTCTGAGCGAAGCGAGTTCCCGACATAGAAGTTCATCCATGAACTTCTGAACATGTCGTAACTACGTCCTGTAGTTTCGGACCCTGGGAATAGAAATCTCCAGATATCATGCCTTGAATTTTATAAAACTATCCTGACAAGAAAACCATTTATTTACTGTCGGCCCCAGGAGCACTCGACAACCGAGCCATTTCCCCTTCGCAAATCACCTCATATAGCAGCGATAGAAAACTGTGTCGATATCGATGACTATGGATCCTTCTGCTTCTATCTTTTTATCGAAATAGCTGCAGAAAATCTCCTTATTATCCTCCAGATACTTCTTGCAGGCAGAAAATCTCCTTGTAAGTCTGTCATAAAGCTCTTCTGACTTATCGAATCGCATAGGTCCCGGAAGCCTTACCCTATCAACTCTTGCAAAGTAGCTTTCAAGGATATCCTGTAACCATTTGTCCTTGTCGTCCAGATATTTCCTTCTCTTCTTGACAAAAGAATTATCAAGCCCCATCTCTGCAATCTCCTGCTCCCAGAAATCGTGTTCTGCTGAAGTATTACAATAGGTCGCAGAAAATACGCCGTCTTCCCTGAGAACCTTGGATACATGCTCTACAAACTTTTCCGGATCGTTTAAATATAGAATAAGGTAGTGAGCAATGATCTTAGTATACTTTTCTTTTGGTATACTATCCCACGTCTCATCTTTTTCCAGATCTTCAAAATAAACCTTTATATCTGAGCTTTCCGGAATATTCGCCTTGATAGAATCCATGTCACTTACCAGATCGTCAGCCCAGGTTCCGTGAAGATCGTAGCCATCTACCTTGAAATTCTCAGGGAACTTTTTAAGATTTTCCCTCCAGAGAAGTCCATAGCTGCAGCCAAGATCAAGAACCTGATCCCCTCCCCTAAAATCCATTGAATCCCAAATCTTCTCATACCACTCTACGTCATCTGCCGCATGTGACTGAGCGAACCATCTTCTTTCATCAGCGCCCTGACCCATCTCCATCTTCTTGATAGTATCAGCAACGTCATCCCAGTTAGGATCTTCTTCCAGCCTTATAAGCGCTGTTTTGATACACTGCGCAGCCTTCTGCATCTCATAGATCTTAGTTTCCATCATTTCAAGCTGCTTCTTAAGAGTATCCTTGATCGAGCTGTTATCATCATCTTCAAGACTCGACTTAATCTCCTCAAGGCTGAAGCCTACATGCTTAAGTGCAATTATTTTTTCTAATATTAATAAAGAACTCTTATCATACAATCTGTAATTGCCTTCAGAATAGCCAACCGGCTTTAAAAGTCCCTTCTCGTCATAGATACGAAGAGCCTTGGCAGATACCCCCGCCTTATTCGCAAACTCGCCTGATGTCATTTTCTCTTCCATACTTTCCTCCTTATGTTGCAAGTAAAAGAGCGACTATATGAGTTGAAATAACAATTTCAAACTCCATATCTCTTTTTCCAAATACGCGCGTTTGTTATCACTAATTATACGATAAAGGTTGCCCCAAGGGCGAAGTCAATAATTTTTTCACTCTTTACCTATAATCTATTTTGAAGGATAATGAATTGAACAAAATAAAAAGGGGTTAATTGATATGAGAAAAAAAATATTAAGTCTTTTTATGTCATCTATCATGACCGTTTCGTTACTGACAGGCTGTTCAGGATCAGGTGTATCGCTTGATATGTCAAAAAATGATGAAGAAACATCAAGTGATAAAGACAATTCATCAGATAACCAAAATGAATCTGATGATGAAAAGGAAAATGATTCTGATAGCAATTCATCTGCAACAGATGATACGGAAGCTTCAGTAGAATCTTTATTCGGAACAGAAGGCTACCCTTATGATATAGATCCTTCTGATCCTAATCCGGAAGATCGCATGGCGCATAATATTTATCTTGATCCTGATCTTAGCGGTACATCCAAAGCTTTCAGCGCGTTTAGTATTGACTTCAAAACTTCTGATGATCCTGAAAATACCTATTGGGCTTTGTGTAACTGGAACATGCATAATGGAGCCGGTGCCTATGCTGGACTACAGAACGATGGAGGCAATAGAGTTGCAGTTCTTTCTCTTTGGAAAAATGAAAATGTATCCGATCCTAATTTAGCCTTTGCAACTTTAATCTATCCAGAAGATACTGCAGAAAATTTTGACAATGAAGGTTCCGGTGTAAAGCATATAAAAACATATTCATGGGAAAAAAACCACTGGTACAGGATGGTCATCAGAGCTTTCGATCCCGAATGGACAGATACAACCGTTGTTGAAGAGTGGATCCAAGATAAAGAAAGCGGTGAATGGACTCTTTATGCAGCTTATGACACCCATATCAAGAACTCTTATCTTGAAGGAGCTATGTCTTGCTTCATGGAGAACTATATTGGAAATACCTGTAACGAGCTTAGAAGCATGAATCTTAATAACATCTATGTTATGGAATATGGTAGCGATAAATGGACTGCTATAGACACTGCTACTCTCAAAGTTGATACTCCTGATGCTGAGCATGATAACAAAAAAGGCGGCTATAACTTTGGTGCTACAGAGGACTATTTCTGGGGCTACACCTGCGGAAGTGGCGATGATTTTGTAAAAACCCAGACTTCACTTCCTACTCAGGATACTTTCACTATTAAAATGACAGACTCCGCTCCTGACTTTGATTTCGCCCATGATTACGGATTCGAGACAACCGTAAGCTCCGAACCAATCTATACAATAGATATAACTTGGACTTATTTCGATGGTGATCCATATGGCATATATGACGATGATCCTACAATTGATGGCGATAAAAACGATACTTTTGTAAATATATCAGATGGAAATTCATCTGTAGCTTTTTCCGATAGAATTGATTCTGATGGCAACACTGATACTTATTACTCGCTTGTAAATGGTATCGAAGAAAAAGTTTACAGTATTACTACAAATGAAAATGGATATACAGTCCAAATATTTAGAAATGATATTACATACAATATTTCCTGGGAGACACTCATAAACGATATAGAAACAGATTGCTATGCTATCATTACAGATTCTACTGGATACCAGGAAATAAGATACCGTGATGATTACTTAACAAGAAGTTATACAGGCGCATGGTATTTTCCAATTTGCTCAATTTCAAACGGAGTTCTTGGCGACTATATATTCGAATAATGCCGCAATTTTCAATCCCCCGTCACCTTAAGGTGGCGGGGATTTTTCGTTAGTTACTATTCTCTGTTGACATACTACGACAGTAGTAGTATATTTACTATGACAGTCGTAGTATGTTTGTCGTAGTATATGAGCTTTTTAAGGAGAATAATAATGGACAGTACAGTAATGACGAGTGAAGTAAGTACCAGGAAAAGCGTTACCGGCACAACAATCAAGACTTCATCTAATACCTTTTGCGATTAATTAAACATATAAATTTGAAAGAGGGCTCATCTTATGCAAGAGATCAGCAGTGATGTGATCCGAGGTTATAATGACACCATCATCCTCTTTTTCCTGAGAAAAGAGCCATCCTACGGCTACGAGATATCCAAGAATATCAAAGCCGTGTCCGATGACAAGTACCTTATCAAGGAGACCACGCTCTACTCAGCTTTTACAAGGCTTGAGAAGAACGGCTACATAACCTCCTTTAGTAAGGAAGCTGACAATGGCAAAAAACGTACCTATTACCGGATCACAGATTCCGGCCTTAAGTACTATCAGGAAAAGTGTGAAGAATGGCAGCTGACCAAGGATGTAATCGAAAGATTCATTGATTTGTAAAGCACGTAGTAAACGATAATTAAAAAAGCTTTATATCTTTGAATTTGTTACAATAATAATTAGAAAAATGAAATAGGGGAATCATTATGGAGACAATCAAAAATTATCTGGAAACTATGTTTGCTACTATTCCGGACTCGCCACAGTCCAGAAAGGCAAAGCAGGAACTTTTGTCTATGATGGAAGACAAATACAATGAACTTAAAGAAAGCGGCATGCCTGAAAATGAGATAATCGGTACTATTATCTCCGAATTTGGCAACAAAGAAGATCTTATGGAATTCCTTGGACAAAACAGTAATGACACAGCACTTGAAGTCGTAAGAGATATTCCAAATAACCAGAATGTTGCAAACAGACGCATCATATCCATGGATGAAGCATTCAAATATATCTCTGATGTATCAGCTTCAAGAAGTACTCTGGGTCTTGGCGTTTTCATGTGCATACTTGCTCCGATCGGACCTATACTTGCTTCCGGGCTTGGCAATATCTTCTTCCTTAGCCTTTTTTCAGGTATATTTGATGCTTTAGGAGTTGCAGTTTTATTTTTATTTGTTGCTATCGGAGTTGGCTTTATCCTTGTATCATGTAGCAAGAGTAAAGCATGGGAATTCCTGGAAAAAGAACCTTGCGCTCTGGCCCTGGATGCAGAACCCGGTGTACAGAATGAACTTATGGAACATCAGGAAACCAAAACATTTATGCTGGCTCTTGGAGTTCTCCTTTGCATAATAAGCGTTGTTCCGGTTACATTTTTCGGAATCATTTCATTTATTGACTTCTTCACAGAAGCACTTGGACCTGCTCTCATCTTCCCACTTGTAGGTGCCGGCGTATTCTGTATTCTTAACTCCACAAGAACAACAAGTCCTTGCGAGACACTTCTTGAGCTTAAGAACAAGTAATCCGGAGGTATAGATTTGGATAAATTTTTTGATAGATTCGATAAAAAATATTTAAAGATATGCTTATATGCTTCTATAACAACACTTATAACAATAGGCATCATCTTATTGCTTATCAGTAGTGGTTCCTTCTGGATCAAACTGTGGTCAATTTTTTCCGCAGTACTCAAGCCCATAATTATCGGCGGAATCATCTGCTACCTCTTTCTGCCAATAGTAGTCAGATTAGAAAAGCTCTTTAACAGAAAAAAGAAACATAAATGGGCAAGGCCTCTCAGTGTCCTTCTTACCTTTCTCATAGTACTTGCTGCTATCGCTCTGATACTGACTTTGATCGCAGTTGCTATCTATAAGAATATAGAATCAATAAATATTGAATCTATCAAAAATATATTTTTCAAACTAAAAGAAGACTACGAATCTATTTGGAAGTTCGTAGTACAGCAGTTGGAAGCTCAAGGTATATCTTCTGTAAACATCAGCCAAGTGGTATCTCTTGTAACCGGAGCTGTTGGAAGCTTCTTCTCAGGACTGTTATTCGGAGTGATCTTCTCTATCTACTTCCTGCTTGACAGTAGCCACCTTTCAGGATACTGGACCAGAGCTTTCAAGCTTATATTTGGTAATAAGGCAGAAGAAAGACTTGAACTGTTTTTAACAGACGCCGACAACGCCTTCTCCGGCTACATCCGCGGCCAGTTTACAGATGCTCTTATAGTTGGCGTACTTATCACCATCATTCTTTCTATAGTTGGTGTTCCTTATGCTGTTGTAGTCGGTGTATTTGCAGGCCTTGGCAATCTCATCCCATATCTGGGACCTGTTGTCGGATACCTGACCTGCGTTGTTGTCTGCCTGCCTTCAGGTGCTTTTGACAAGATGATACTTGGTGTCATCATATTTGCTATCGTAATGTTTATCGATGGTAACATCATCAATCCAAAGCTCTTATCCGATAACGTCGAAGTACACCCCTTACTTGTAGTTGCAGCCTTAATCGGCGGTGGTGCCCTCGGCGGAATCGCCGGCATGATCATCGCAGTTCCATGCGCAGCTCTTATTAAACTACAGTTTGAGAGATATCTTCAGAAAATGGCTGATAAAAGGAAGCTAGAGGAATCCGAAGCTGTTAGCAAGGATGATGTAACTGATGCCAATAGAAATGAAAACAACGATAATTAAATGGAGCCGTTAGGCTCTTAGAAGCTCATTACCTTTAGGTGATGGGTAGTTCACAAAATCATTCTATGTCCAAAATTACAGGACGTAGTTAGGACATGTTTAGAACTGCATGGATGCAGTTCTATGTCCAGAATTCTTCCACTTCTCCAAGTATTTCATCGGCAGGAAGTATAGTTGCCTTCTCGATCGGGATATGAGTTTTCTCAAGATAATATTTAATAAGATAATAACCTGTTGCATATCCTGCACAGTATGGAAGGCCAGCTTTAGGAAACTGCTGAAGTTCAGCCATCTCATCACCGTAAAGATAACCTGTTATCTCGGCAAATCCAGTTACATTAAGACCATCGTGTATTATCTCTTTGATAAGAGGCATAAGCTCCATATCTGTTTTTGTAACCCATGGTCCGAGGAACTCCTCTCCAAATATTGTTGTAGCATAGTTCTCTGCAAGACCTTCACTAACGATCATCTCAGCAAGATTTATATCATTTGTCCATTTTATATACTGATACCTTACATTATGATTGGTCTCATGTGCCAGCGCAGCCGGGAGCCTTTTTATAGTGTCAGCAGATGGAATCAGCCATCCCATGATGTATCCCGGAATGCCTCCATCACCGCAGTAGCCCTCATTCATGATCGTATAAGCATTCTTTGGATTAGCAAGGAATATAGAATAAAGATATTCTTTAACTTTAAGCTCAACTCCCTGATCTTCAAATCTCTTTAACGCCGTTTCTATAGCTTTCTGGCATGAATCCCAGATACTCTCGTCATATAAAGCTTCAATGCTTTCTCTTAACTTACTGTCTATTTCTGATGGCGGCATAAGTCCAAGTCTGTTATTAGCCATAATGATATCGTACCCGCCAGGATGCGTTGGCTTCATAGGGATGTGATATAGATCCCATTTGCCTTTAAATGGCATCATCATTTCGTAGCGGTAGATATCGTCTTTTTTATCAGGTTCTGCCAGCATTATCTTAGTGTAGATATCCGGCGAAAATACGCGGTTTACTTTCATTGTTAATTCCTCCGTAAGGGTTCTGCCTTGGTTAATTTATGTCATATGAAGTAGGTATACGTCTGTACCCGTTGGCTTCATATGAAAACTATAAACTCTTACGCTACGTCAGAGTCAAGAGAAAAAGCAGTAGATCTTTTTGAATCTACTGCCCTAATAAACACAATATTATGATGATTGCGAATGTAGTGTGGTTATCACAAGATGAAAAGTTCTCTTTTACACCTTATGATTGATGCTCTTGTATTATTTTGGTAATAATAACCTTATCATCATCAGAAATTTCAAGATTTGTAAATGCCTGTTCCAACGTAAAAGATGTATTTTTCATCAGCATCTCAACATTACTAGCTAGTGTACTAATTCTGTTTTCTTCAACATATTTTTTAGCATATTCTTTAGCATAGTCTTCAGCATATTCTTTAACATGTTCTTTGGCATATTCTTTGGCATATCTTTCAACTTTTTCGCTCACAATCTCACGACCTTTCTCTGTTTCCTTGTAATGGCGAAGTCCATCTGCCAGCAATTGAAAATCTGAGCACCAGCTCTGTTGCCGGTATATTTTTCTTGAAAACCAGTGACATCAGATCATCGTCAAATAAGTCCAGATTATCAACTATTTCATTGATATTGTTATCATTCTTATTTTGAACGACGCTGTCAACTTCTAACTCTCCCGTGAAGCCTCACACTAAAGTCGCGTGCTTCCTATTGCCGCAATCTACGTTGCGGTTGCCTTTTAGGGCATCGGACTGCGTTTCTGTCCATACGGCTAAAACTCAGTACTTAGGCAACTAATATGTTGTCTAAGACCGCATTTAAGCTAATAAGGTCAGCCAACGTGCAGGTGCTTCTCTTAGAGCACTGAGGGACTTTAGCCTCAATGTCCAACCTGTCCGTCACCGAACAGGATTTAAAAATTTCTCGTATATAATAGCGAGCTGCTATATTATACGAAGCATTAAGATCGCAGTTGTATG
Coding sequences within it:
- a CDS encoding permease prefix domain 1-containing protein, which codes for METIKNYLETMFATIPDSPQSRKAKQELLSMMEDKYNELKESGMPENEIIGTIISEFGNKEDLMEFLGQNSNDTALEVVRDIPNNQNVANRRIISMDEAFKYISDVSASRSTLGLGVFMCILAPIGPILASGLGNIFFLSLFSGIFDALGVAVLFLFVAIGVGFILVSCSKSKAWEFLEKEPCALALDAEPGVQNELMEHQETKTFMLALGVLLCIISVVPVTFFGIISFIDFFTEALGPALIFPLVGAGVFCILNSTRTTSPCETLLELKNK
- a CDS encoding DUF2268 domain-containing protein, with the protein product MKVNRVFSPDIYTKIMLAEPDKKDDIYRYEMMMPFKGKWDLYHIPMKPTHPGGYDIIMANNRLGLMPPSEIDSKLRESIEALYDESIWDSCQKAIETALKRFEDQGVELKVKEYLYSIFLANPKNAYTIMNEGYCGDGGIPGYIMGWLIPSADTIKRLPAALAHETNHNVRYQYIKWTNDINLAEMIVSEGLAENYATTIFGEEFLGPWVTKTDMELMPLIKEIIHDGLNVTGFAEITGYLYGDEMAELQQFPKAGLPYCAGYATGYYLIKYYLEKTHIPIEKATILPADEILGEVEEFWT
- a CDS encoding LytTR family DNA-binding domain-containing protein, coding for MSDYKIAICDDTEVDRNYIKDIVSNWARQSGHSVDICLFSSAEEFLFEYEEDKSYQILLLDIEMGKMDGVTMAKKIRKTSDSAQIVFITGYSDYIAEGYEVAALHYLMKPVKEDKLFEVLDRAAKKISKDGKVLILESGGEIDMVPIYRIRYVDVRANYITVHADKDITVKKTLSEIEKELDERFFRVGRSCIVNLTCISRVTKTDIYFNDGGSVQLPRGSYEKVNRAIINNS
- a CDS encoding PadR family transcriptional regulator → MQEISSDVIRGYNDTIILFFLRKEPSYGYEISKNIKAVSDDKYLIKETTLYSAFTRLEKNGYITSFSKEADNGKKRTYYRITDSGLKYYQEKCEEWQLTKDVIERFIDL
- a CDS encoding MerR family transcriptional regulator, translated to MEEKMTSGEFANKAGVSAKALRIYDEKGLLKPVGYSEGNYRLYDKSSLLILEKIIALKHVGFSLEEIKSSLEDDDNSSIKDTLKKQLEMMETKIYEMQKAAQCIKTALIRLEEDPNWDDVADTIKKMEMGQGADERRWFAQSHAADDVEWYEKIWDSMDFRGGDQVLDLGCSYGLLWRENLKKFPENFKVDGYDLHGTWADDLVSDMDSIKANIPESSDIKVYFEDLEKDETWDSIPKEKYTKIIAHYLILYLNDPEKFVEHVSKVLREDGVFSATYCNTSAEHDFWEQEIAEMGLDNSFVKKRRKYLDDKDKWLQDILESYFARVDRVRLPGPMRFDKSEELYDRLTRRFSACKKYLEDNKEIFCSYFDKKIEAEGSIVIDIDTVFYRCYMR
- a CDS encoding DUF3472 domain-containing protein, whose amino-acid sequence is MRKKILSLFMSSIMTVSLLTGCSGSGVSLDMSKNDEETSSDKDNSSDNQNESDDEKENDSDSNSSATDDTEASVESLFGTEGYPYDIDPSDPNPEDRMAHNIYLDPDLSGTSKAFSAFSIDFKTSDDPENTYWALCNWNMHNGAGAYAGLQNDGGNRVAVLSLWKNENVSDPNLAFATLIYPEDTAENFDNEGSGVKHIKTYSWEKNHWYRMVIRAFDPEWTDTTVVEEWIQDKESGEWTLYAAYDTHIKNSYLEGAMSCFMENYIGNTCNELRSMNLNNIYVMEYGSDKWTAIDTATLKVDTPDAEHDNKKGGYNFGATEDYFWGYTCGSGDDFVKTQTSLPTQDTFTIKMTDSAPDFDFAHDYGFETTVSSEPIYTIDITWTYFDGDPYGIYDDDPTIDGDKNDTFVNISDGNSSVAFSDRIDSDGNTDTYYSLVNGIEEKVYSITTNENGYTVQIFRNDITYNISWETLINDIETDCYAIITDSTGYQEIRYRDDYLTRSYTGAWYFPICSISNGVLGDYIFE
- a CDS encoding GHKL domain-containing protein, with translation MNIFTKKIDKEIEVYQRELVETHYKEVDNMYRKMRGWRHDYRNHIQMMKALAANNDMDGIKAYLDQLDTDLNTVDTVIKTGNAMADAILNSKISLAQSKDINVQVDAHIPVKLKMSELDLCCIIGNLFDNAIEASLELPASERIIRVYMDMKGTQLYISFTNFTAGKKLKKIGKLFSTTKGEGHGFGLIRIDGIVERLGGYLSRNSEDGAFTTEILIPQM
- a CDS encoding AI-2E family transporter; the protein is MDKFFDRFDKKYLKICLYASITTLITIGIILLLISSGSFWIKLWSIFSAVLKPIIIGGIICYLFLPIVVRLEKLFNRKKKHKWARPLSVLLTFLIVLAAIALILTLIAVAIYKNIESINIESIKNIFFKLKEDYESIWKFVVQQLEAQGISSVNISQVVSLVTGAVGSFFSGLLFGVIFSIYFLLDSSHLSGYWTRAFKLIFGNKAEERLELFLTDADNAFSGYIRGQFTDALIVGVLITIILSIVGVPYAVVVGVFAGLGNLIPYLGPVVGYLTCVVVCLPSGAFDKMILGVIIFAIVMFIDGNIINPKLLSDNVEVHPLLVVAALIGGGALGGIAGMIIAVPCAALIKLQFERYLQKMADKRKLEESEAVSKDDVTDANRNENNDN